Sequence from the Equus quagga isolate Etosha38 chromosome 15, UCLA_HA_Equagga_1.0, whole genome shotgun sequence genome:
AAgggattctcctctagagcctccagaaggaatcgAAACCCTGTGACTCTTTGAGTTTAGCTcagtgagacctgtgtcagacttctacagaactgtaagatgataaatttgtgttgcttcaagccactaagtttgtggtgatctGTTAggacagcaatagaaaactaatacacaacCCAATTAAATATGACCAAAGCTTTGAAGACACACTTcaccaaagattaaaaaatgaccaataagcacctAAAAAGGTGCCTAACCGCACTATTCTTTACAAAATGCAAAGCAAACCCAGAATGAGATACCATTCCGCACCCATTGGAATGAATATTAttacaaaataacacaaaacagaGAATATACAACCTTGATGCTATGGACTGAATCTTTGTCTTCCACCAAAATGCATTtgctgaagccctaatccccaatgcgATTGTATCTTGAGATGGAGCATTTGGGACGTAACTAGTCTTGAGGGTGGagcctcatgaataggattagtacccttatgagaagggactggagagagagagtctCTGTCTCTGCCATGTGAAGCTAGGGCAAGAagtgtctgcaaaccaggaagagagctctcatcagAAATCAAATCAGcttgcaccttgatcttggacttcccagcctccagaactacgagaAATCAATATTTGTTGTTGAAGTCACCCAGTCTACGGCATTTTCTATAGCAGCCCCTGCTGACTAAGATAACTGGCAAGAATGCAGAGCAACTAGTGGGACTGTAAAATGGCACCATCATATGTAGGACTGCTTAGCAACATTGTTACAAAGTTGAGTACATACTCTATGAGTAggtaattccattcctaggtactTGCCCCAAAGAAATATTAACAGATGTCTACAAAAATGTGTGGACAAGGATCTTCATAGGAAGCTTATTCATAATTCTCCAAAACTGGAAAACACAATGCCATCAATgagggaatggataaacaaatagtGGTACATTCCAACAAAAAAAATACCACCCGAGGATAGAATGAAATGAACAACTAGTGTACATAACAACATGAAcgaacttcaaaaacattatgttgagtgaaagaagtcatacACAATGGAGTATATATTTGTATTACATTATATTGTTGTAGAACAgactaatttaatttaaattaaaattccggtttaaagttataaaaatcagAGAGTAATTGCCTTGAAGTTGGAGAGAATTGACGAGAAAGAGACTTTAGGAAACTTTCTAGGGTGATGGTGACAGTCATATCTTGCTTAGAGTGAAGGTTTCATGTGTTTATACACCAGTCAACTCTCCTTAAACTGAAcatttaagatctgtgcattttggggccagctgggtggtgcagcggttaagtgcgcacatccgctttggcggcccggggttcacaggttcagatcccaggtgcggacatggcaccacttgtcaagccatgctgtggtaggcgtcccacatataaagtagaggaaggtgggctcagatgttagcgcagggccagtcttcctcagcaaaaagaggaagattggcagccgatgttagctcagggctaatcttcctcaaaaaaaaaaaaaaaagatctgtgcATTACATTTGATGTAAATTACACATCCATACTCCAGCCTTGCACAGGTATATTTGGACAAGATATTGCCTCACTCCTATGCTGCATATGTCTCACTCTCTGCCCTGTGGCTCCTCTGAAATAATCAACTGGGACATTATGGGAACTTGCTCTGCTCTCAGCATGTGCATGCAGGATTAGAGGGGCGTGAATGCCCATTTGATCATCATTGTCCAATGAAGGATGGAATTTCATTCTCCAGCAGAGGAATCTGAGATCCATTCCATTAGTGTCCTCAGAAACTTCTGTTGGAATTGGGTGACTAATTCAAAAACTCACCCATGTGTTGTTGCTTTTCCTGCTAGCTCTTTTATCCCACTTTCTGCAGTCCTGCTTCCTTAGAATCATTCCCACACAAACTAACTCAATACAAGAATCTGTCTACTGCTCGCCTGGGGAGAAGCCAGGCTAAGATGTCATCATATTTAATGTAACTCCCCCTTCctggtaatatatttttttcttatcattgacGCTTTTGTAGctatagtatttttaataaagaagttGCCCTTGTGgtataatatttatgtataataacATAATTAAATCTTATGTATGTCTTTCAGGTTTATATAAGGTAAACAATCATAATCAGAAATCACTAACAGTTTTTTAGAGGTCAAACTTAATTCAGCACGCTTTATATTTTAGCTACTTAGAGTAACAGCAGACATGTTTGTTTTGTCCAATGGCATTCCTTTGATACTGGCAAATATCTCatatcacattatattttttaGGTCCTATTTGTTATTGTACATACTTTAAGTATTCCtttcatatttacatattaaaaccAATAGTAGAGTTTACATCTTCAGACACTTTACCCATAATATTTATCGATTTAAATCTCAAGAGTTTTAAAGTTGGAAATTTCTTCATGGCAGAACACTTTCCAATAACACACTCAAATGATATTTAATTCTTGCAGACCAGGCTGGGATGATGCCAATTTTGTGAAATGActcagtgtgttttcatttttctctctttatgagCCTTTATTTCGCTGAAGATGTCACCTCCCTCTTGAGGGCAACTCCCATCCAGCTGGGGTTAATATTTCCTCACTGTTGTgtaatttgaaagaagaaagttttTGGAGTATGCAAGAGAGGGATTGGTTCTCTGCCccaccacctgccagatatgaaTCTGTTGAGGAAATCTCTTAACTGCTCCATACTTTAGTTTCCTAGTTGAAGAAGATTATATTTCCCAAAAAGGTCATGGCAATATTTCTGGTCCCTCATGCTCTTCCAAAACCTTGCCACTCCCTATGAAGAGATGAAGCCTCCTCTCACCCTCTCCTGCTACTTGAACGTTGAGCAGACTTCTTTTCCCATAAATAGAATGTATCACAAAAAACACTGCATGGCTTCCATACCTCCTGGCTCTCTTTCTCTTGGGATGTTTGCCCTTGGAATCCAGCCACGATGCTGATAGGAAGCCCTCACTAGTTCACTTAGAGAGGTCAAAATGAGAGGCCCACAGGGAGAAGAACCCAGGCTCCTAGCCCATAGTCAGCATCAACAGCCAGACACTGAGTGAATAGCCCTCAGATGGTTCTAGTTCCAGCCCTCGAGTCTTTCACTGAGGCCCCAGAACTCATCAAGGAGCAGAGGAAGTTATCTCTGCTGTATCTTGTCTGAACTCCTGAACCACTACAGTCCATGAGCATAAGAAATAATTACTTGATGTCACTAAGTTTGGGGATGATTTGTTATGTAGCCACAGTAACTGGAGGAAATTTTGGTACATGAAAGTACCAAGAGGTCTGCCATTACAAAACCCAAAAATTGGCATTGATTTTGGAACCAAATGGCAGCCCAAGGTCAGAGGGGCCTTTGAGAGTCTGCCCTGTCTTCTCCTACTCACAGGCCGGAATAAGAACCAAGAACTCACAAGAGTCGGTGGTTAAGATCATATTGTGAAGTGCTTCCTGATTtgatgggaaagaggaagatggaagcTTGGCCATTATGTAATAGTTACCGGGAAAATAGCATTCTCATTGACAGCATTAGTGCTAGGttctcattttaatatttctctttctgctgttcCCGGATTTGTCTACATTGGGTACAGAGGTACAGCAGTTAACAAAGATAGGAGAAATGATATCAATGCTCTAAACTTGtccttattttggaaaaaatgaatacGATCTTTTGAATGTTTTCTCAAATGATAAGAGATCTCTCCCCACATGTGATTCTACCACTTTTCTGATAAATGTTTTCATCTCCTTAAAGTCCTTTTTGTTCTCTTATCCTTTAAACAAATCTACTTCAATCCCACAATTCAGAGTAAGAAAATAGCTGACAgggataaaatataatttatcagcTTTACCATTTTCCGcaattttaaatctttcattttctttctatccaGGTAGTAATTCAGCTTGACGACCCCatctttaaaagttgaaaaaacaaTGTATACAAAATTCCCACAAGATTCCCAGTTCCTGGATCGTATCGTAGTGAAGGGCTGACTGAAATGGACATTCTGATGATGTTAGCAATAACTCAAGTTTGTGAGCTCTGTCTCTTCTTCTATTGTCctcctttgttttgatttttcctttccatccttttctctctccctgaagGAAAAATGCCATTGCCAAACTGTAAAGATAAAATGGCTCAAGGTGTGCCCAAACGATGCCTCCTATCTTTCAAATAAATGCAACAATGATAGCCCAGAGAGATTTATCATTGCGCTTTGTAAAACACttttggttcatttatttatttatttatttttattatgcctGCCCCACCCCTTCACCCTCCTGTTTACACTCTGTGGCTGCTGAGTCCTGTTTAGCATTTATTTAGGGGGTATGTTTTCATCCATTCACGAGAAGGTGACACAACATCCATTTCAAGTGACAGCTACCAAATAGGCTGGTCTAGCCTGATTAAATGCAtagagagtttcttttctttttccttaaaaaatagttattcaCATAGTCTCGGGGGTAGGGGGGGCATAAGGACATATCGGTCTTTTACTTGTAACAGTTGAAATTTAGTTAACTTTCAAGGTCTTATTGATTGGGGAAATTCtatatttctgaaaacatttgCTTAATTGTCTGAAAAGTAAGAATTGCATTTACCAAGGCAATCATTCAGTAAACAAATGTCACAATGAGCGATTTGAAGGGTTATAAAATTACccttaaataaaacaaacaaatcattGACCATGCTAAGACCAATCTTCTGCGAATCAGTCAAGTGAAGATTCAGAATTAGTGTACAGATTTTGGCAAATATATATTCTCATTCAAGCGGATTTGAAGAGTATAGTGGCAACAATGAAGAGTGCAACAGCAATGATTGCTGATGCTCTTAAAAATTAGAATACTATGCCTTCCTCCTCATATAGACTTCTATTAGTTAGTTAACAATGctatgaaagtaaaatattaaaagacaacCTTAGTTTCCAAGCGTTTAGTcgttaaacttttcttttttaaaaaaatcaagtttaaaaaaattgtctcaGTTGGCGAATGAGTGCATCTTTCATGACATCACATGCTTCTACCTGGTTAGTTTCCTTAGTACTGAGAGCAATAGTAACTTGGACAAAGGCAACTGTTTGGGGCCACTAACGTCCTTGGCTCTCCTTCATGCTTGGGGAGAATCACATAATCTGCATCACTGGATATATCACCTTGAAGTTCAAAgacattgttttgtttgtttgacttgtttgctttgtttttccacCTTTAATAATTTCTTGTTATCAACAAGAAGTCCAAGATCTCCCTCTCATGGCACTCACCTGAAGTGCCCAAAGACCCATGGAGTCCCACTCATTTTAAAGGAGTTAGGCTTATTTTCAAAAGCCTCAAGAGAAGGATAAAATGAAACTGGAATCAATGATCTTGATCTTGCTTACACTGGTAAGATCTGGTCTTGCTTACATTGCTCCCATCTTGATGCCGTGTGTGGGGCTGTGTATGCCACAATGCTCTTGGCAACCCAGATTTCTGTACAGGCCCCAGTGGTGCCCCAGAACTGGATGTGACAGAAGCAAGTCTTTTAGTTCACATTCACAGGTTTGGCTGTTATCTCCCAAACATGGTACTTTGGTAGGGTAGCTGAGCCCAGAGTGGGTACCAGCTTCAGCCACAAGTTATCAGGCCTTCTCCATGAAATGCCAGAGCCTGGTGGAAAATCCAGATGGCTCTGCTCTCCTCACAGTGAGTTCTTCTCTGGGGCCTTTGTTCTTTCCTGACCCAAGATTTCAGTCGTAACTATTACAACCCATCCACCAAATCTCAGGGTCACTTTTGAAACTTCTCACCCAGAAGGTTCCCTGAATCCGAGGAAAGATTACCTCATGCCTGTCAAGAACCATGCCAAATAAGGATAGTTAGGAATGGTAACAATGGCTAAATTACACGAAAGTTTCATGAAGACAAATCACACcttttagatttgcatttttgtaattaaaaaggaTCATTCAGGAGGTTTGGGATGAGGGAAAGAAGTTTTGCACCCAGATGACCATCTATTTGTGATGCTAAATAGAGAAGTGCTAGCAGGATTTTGAAATCTTACCTTGCCAGGAGACCTATTTTATTAGCCTAGTGAGTTTTcgtttcattattttgttttatttgtcaaGAGTCCCAATATGTGACATAGACAGATGCTCCTCTTCTCAGAGACTCAAATTCACaagttaaataagaaatcaatataTGAGATGGAGTGTCAACTACATATACAGTGTGAAccaaatataaaaggaaataattagaaaaaaagagaaaaaaatacactgaacGTTAATAGCAATCACTTATCAGCTGTGAGATAATGCATTAATCCTCTTTATTATTCTCAGAAatgaatgtgtattattttatattagagAATAATACTAATAATTTGGAAACCAACACAAGAGCATAATTgtggtttttctttattgttgtgtTTTTGAAAGCAGAagtaatatatatttcaaaaataagaaattacatcatctaaaatatggaaatatacaGCTTTTTATATTGCTCACTTGTGTAACTTTTTTAGGCGGCTATCTCTGAAAACTaagagaaatttaacaaaagaaaaaatgatactTGCTCTTCACACAATTCTTCTCAAATGTTCTTAACTGGTATTTACCCTCAGATTTGAATGTGTCGCTCATTAATTTATGTCAAACTTCTCAAATTTATATGTTTAGCTTATAAGTCTTAAATGGCAACGTGTTCTAGGCTTTTTACTTGCAACCATGTAAAACTTTGACCCTGAAACTACCTCTTTTTCTGTGTTGCaaatgtttttagtatttttggaTTTGCTCACCCATCAATCAACAGCCTCTATAATTTTTTGTGCTgctgttatattttcatttagtctTTGACTTTCCAAAATGAAAGACCTCATTTTCACTTTTCAGTACAATTTCCTATTGTTCAAACCCCTTCATAATTTAATTTGTCTTCCTTAGTACAATTTAAACATCCCCAGGGGGAGTGCTGACCAGACTTTTCTAAGAGGTGTTTGTCCATTATGTTTTCTTACTTCAAATTCAGGTAAGATAGTGCATTTGGTATTATTTCTAATCCTTCTCTTCAAAATGCCTCAAGAGAAAGTGGAACCTGACTGTTTCTGAAAAGCTTTGTATCTCATGGGCATCTACAGATGGAAATGGTGGCCCGTAACGCATTGCCATGGCAGGCGTGCAGATCAGGGCAGTGCCAGGGCTGGAAGTAGAAAGGAGGCAGTGGCCATGACTCCAGCAGGTCTGTTCTGAGCACAGGTAACAGAATCGCTATGATCGTTCAGAGGCTGTTCAAGTTCTTCTCTGTCGTTCAGTCTGCAACCTCAGTGCATTTGCAGAGGAACGTTGGTGTCACAGCAGTGGCATTTAATAAGGAACTTGATCTTTTACAGGAGTTCTTTGTGGACAAGATTAGAGAATACAAATCTAAGGGATGGGTTTCTGGAGgaccttttgagattggcccGGAGTATCAGCAAGCGCTCGAGAGGGAGCTTTTTAAGTTTAAGCAAATATACGGTAAAGCAAAGATGACTGTGTTCCCTAACTTTATATTTGAAGATCCTGATTTTGAAATGATGGGAAAACACCagtcttgaagaaataatgtaaaattaatttaGTAATTTGTCCTAGATTAGTTGTACAGCTAATCAGAAGTATCAGAATAAACATTTTGTAAGTGTCAAaccttcttttgattttcattccaaataaattatttggtgATGTTGggtgtaaaataaaaagaaagaaaataaaggaatatctTGATAGAGTGCCTTGACGTCATGGCTGTTTCCCAAATGCCCCTTTCTGCCTTCGTTTtctactcaaataaataaacaaataaacaatttgGACAGGGctttagaaagtgaaaaacaaagaaaaacaatccagGTAATATTTgagcaatttgaaaatattaacagtatATTCCCATTGGTAGATTGTTATGTTGTAGATGCTTAATTTCtaactagaaattaataaacaatgTAGCTCTGATCCCTAAGTTTTTAACCATTCCCATCTCTGTCTGTATGCTGACAAACACATTTAGTTGTGTTTGTTGGCCtccatattttgattttttggagTGACTAATTTTATAAAGAGATTAAGaactttatatttaataattttgagatatgtatttgttgttgttcaaTTGTGGCAAATGAATTAACTTTGTAACCTGaactttcttttaataaagacaGATAATCAGTTATCAGTTGATGCTGAACCCATTGGGTCCATGATGTTGGGATACTGCGTATTCACCAGATTTGAAAATATCACTCACCCACAGACTATTCCTTATAAATTGAATAGATAGTGTTACAATAGATACATTTTAGATagcaccaccttaaccaagtggtCACATTGAGCATCACCAATAGACTAATAGTGGCATAAAATTGAAGTTAAGTGCCACTTGATGTGgagcaattttaaaaaacccacaaccCACCCTATTTTTGCCCCCCTCAAAAAATGTGGCTATAAATATAGTCAGTCATGAGGAAGTAGTCAAAGAGAGCCAGACTCTGGGACAATCTACGTGAAAACTGTCCTGGATTCTTCAAAAAACTCACGTCTTGGCTCAACATTATGGACTAAGTATAATTAAATTAATCTTAACAGTCATGTGTTTTAATTGTATTGTGGTTATGAGGAAAATGTTCTTATTCTCATAAATGCATGATAAAAAAGAAGAGCATGATAAAGTATTTAAGGGTGAAATGTCATGACGTTTGCAAGTTACTTTCAAATGGTTGACCATCATCACCAACAAAATGTAGTAAAAAATATAGATAGAAGGAAACCAGTaatgggaaaatattaataattagtGAAAATAGTGAAGGATAGATGAATGTGCATTGTGCTGTATTTCACATTTTCATTACTCATGC
This genomic interval carries:
- the LOC124226120 gene encoding ATP synthase-coupling factor 6, mitochondrial-like, whose amino-acid sequence is MIVQRLFKFFSVVQSATSVHLQRNVGVTAVAFNKELDLLQEFFVDKIREYKSKGWVSGGPFEIGPEYQQALERELFKFKQIYGKAKMTVFPNFIFEDPDFEMMGKHQS